The Acidobacteriota bacterium genome contains the following window.
CATTCGATGCCGCCGGTTTTGACGGTTTTGCCGTCGCGGATCTCTTCGACGCCGAGGGGCGAGAGGACTTTGAAATTCTCGAGCGGGTTGCCGTTGACGACGATCAGATCGGCTTTGTAGCCGACGCGAACGCGGCCGAGCGTGTCTTCTTTGCCGAGGATCTTGGCACCGTTTGAGGTTGCGTGCTGGATGACCATGAGTGGTGAGAAGCCGGCTTCCTGGTGGAGTTCGAGTTCGCGGATCAGGCCGAAGCCGTACATTTGGTAGATGAAACCGGCATCCTCACCCGTGCCGATCAGGCCGCCTTTCTTTTCGAAATCATAGACGGCTTTCATCCAGATACGGTAATTTTCCTTCCAAAAGGTCTCGTCGGTAGTGCTCCAGCCGATGAAATACGAGCCGTGATTGGCCGGGTTTGGTTTGAAATACTCTTCGAGAACAGGATGCAAGTATTCCACAAACGCCGGATTCGTCTGGGCACGCTGCAGGTCGCGTGATGCTTCGTAGATGACGAGCGTCGGGTCCCAGGCAACGCCGCCGGCGACCATTCCGTCGAGTACTTTGTCGAGCTTTGCAGGATCAGCCTCACGCCACAAGCGTCCGGCGTAGCGAAAGCGGTCGACTTCATTGTTGTAATTGTAGGTCGCCGGAAAATTTTGCCTGCCGCTCTCGATCGCGGCGTCGGGAATGCCGTACCAATGCTCTATGCTGGTCGTGCCGCCTTTTATGTCGTCCCACGCGTTCGTTTCTTCGACGCCGACGTGATGCATTACGCGCATGCCCTGTTTTTTCGCTTCGTCCATCATCGCTGCCATCAGGTCGCGGTCGATGGTGTAGAGCTTGATGCCATCGTAGCCGGCGGCTTTCAGATCGCGAACGCGTTGGCGTGCCTGTTCGGCGGTCGCGGGAGTCGGAGCGTCGAAATATCCGCCATATGGAAAGATCCGCGGCCCGACGAGTGTTCCGGCGTTGATCTGATCGCGAAACCCGAGCACCTTCTTCGAAGCCCACGCGTCCCGCACCGTCGTGATGCCGCACGCGAGCCACATCTTTGTCACGTACTCGACCGGCATCGGAATGCCCGCGCGTTCGTCCTGCGTGTGGCCGTGCAGATTGATCAGCCCGGGCAAAACGTATTTGCCCGTCGCATCGATATCCAGATCGCCTTTCTCAGGCCGCCTCGCCTTGCCCTCTTTCGCCGCGACCGGATCGAAGGATACGATCTGCGTGATCACATCATTCTCCACCACAATATCAAACGGCCCGGCCGCCGGTTTCCCGCTGCCGTCGACCACCATGGCGTTGCGCACGACGATGCGTTTGACGCGTTTGCCCGAGAAGGACGAAGGGCTCATCTGAGCAAAACCTGCCGAGCACATTATGGAGATCAGAGCGGCGCACACCGCCGAACGAAACGATATAATTTTCATAATCTTGTAAGACCTGTTTGCGGGAACTTTCCACACATCATAAAATAGATTCTTTAATAAAACACGTATAAATTCGATTATCTTGGAGAGAATAAAATAATGGCTGCTGGAAGAAACAAAGTAACGGTTGTCGGAGCAGGAAACGTCGGTGCGACGGCTGCTCATTGGATCGCTAGCAAAGAGCTGGCCGACGTGGTTTTGGTTGATATCGTCGAAGGCACCCCGCAGGGCAAATGCCTCGATCTGGCACAGGCCGCTCCGATCGACGGATTTGATGTGAAGCTGGTCGGTGCCAACAGCTACGAGGAGACCGCGAATTCGGATATCGTCATCATCACCGCTGGTTTGCCGCGTAAACCTGGTATGAGCCGCGACGATCTTTTGAAAACCAACTCCGACATCGTCGGTTCGGTAACCGACCAGGTCGCTAAATACTCACCGAACGCGGTCATCATCGTCGTTTCGAATCCGCTCGATGCTATGGCACAGGTTGCGTTCCGTCGTTCTGGTTTCCCTAAGAACCGCGTTCTGGGAATGGCCGGCGTGCTTGATTCAGCACGTATGCGTTGCTTTGTGGCTGAGGAACTCGATGTATCGGTCGAGAATGTTACCTGCTTCGTGCTCGGTGGCCACGGCGACACGATGGTTCCGCTGCCGCGTTATTCGACAGTTGCCGGCATCCCGATCACCGAACTTATCTCAAAGGAAAAACTCGACGCGATCATCACCCGCACCGCCAATGGCGGCGCCGAGATCGTCGGCCTGCTCAAAACCGGCTCGGCATACTACGCTCCATCGCTCGGAGCGGTCGAAATGGCCGAAGCCATCCTTAAGGACAAGAAAAAGATCCTACCCTGTGCTGTCTTCCTCGAAGGCGAATATGGTGTTTCAAATCTCTTCGTCGGCGTCCCGGTCAAACTCGGCAAGAACGGCGTCGAGCAGATCATCGAGATCAGCCTGACCAACGACGAACGCACCGCTCTGCATAAATCAGCCGCTGCTGTGCAGGAACTGATCGACGTTCTGAATATCTGATCGGGATCGGTTCAGCAAAAGCTTGTTTATCAAACAGGGAAGGGTAAAACCTTCCCTGTTTTTTTGCGCCCGAGATCATGTCATATCGAATGATTCGATCGCCGTGACCGACTCGGAATCGTTCATATTGACACTGATTCGAACGCGGTAAAACAGAAAAAGCCGCTAACTCTATCTCTATCAGCGAGATAGGTTAGCGGCACAGGGTTTGAATAATAGATCATCCGTCTGGCGGCCCCGGAAGGTAATTTACTCCTTGATCGGAGAACAGGTGACAACTGAAGGAACCTTTTTCGACTCGCCCCGACGAAAACACGAAACTCTCCCCCGACGAATTTTCCCAACGAAGCCCCGCGTCTCCCAACGCCGGGCGTCTCTTTCGTCTCAGAACGCTGGCCGTGCATTTCATAGCCAGCATCACCGGGAGGTGTTCAAAATGGGACCGGTCGAAGTTACGCACTGGGAGGTGAACAAACTAACTCCGGCCGTCCCACTATTCTTTTCGTTCATTTATCCAAAACCTTTAATTTTTTGATCGAGTTTCGCGATCGATCTCGTATTGATGACCTCCAGTCCGAAGTGACAGATCTTCGGTCAATTTGACCGGTCAAAACCATCGATCTGATCGACTTTATCTCCGACGTCAAACCTTCAAAACGCCTAAACCTATATATATCAAATATTTAGCATAGTGGCACGAGCCTTGTAATAGCAATCGCGGCGGTACGACTCGCCATATGTCCTGATCATAGGAGTTAGAGATGAAGATATCGATTTTCGGTTTTAGAACGACAAAGAGATTCGCGGCGATCGCGATCCTTGCTTCGTTCGTCTTCTCGAACGTATTCGCGGTAGACGCGATCCATTCTGAGAAATACAACGTTGTTTCGACAGCGACCGCTAAGTACACCACTGATCTGACGCAGCTAGGCCGTGAAGGTAGATTGCGTGCAGACCTGAGCTTTGAAGCAGAGACGATGCGTCTCATCAAGGTGTTAGGCGAAGGTGTCCGTCAGCCGGTCGTCGTCAATGAGGATAAAGCGGTTCAGCAGGCAATTGTCGAGCAGGCCGCACTACGTATTGCGAAGGGAACCGTGCCGGGAAACCTCGCAAACAAGACGATCTTAAAACTGGAAACTGATGTTTTGTTTTCAAATGCTCGTACCCCGGCGGCGATCGCGGAGGCCGTCAACGCGATCATCAAAGATGCGATAGCGTCGAAAGGCCAAACCATCCTCTTCATCGATGAACTGACGAACCTCGTCGGTTCGGCATCGGTCAAAAACGATCTCTTTACGGCAATTGCCAACGGAAAGCTCGTAATGATCGGCGCCAGCTCGGTCCTCGATTATGACGAGCGGATCGACTCGCAGCCAGAAATCGCCGGTTTTTTTGCCGGTATTCTCGTAACTGACCGCAGCAATGCCGTTGCCGTCAATGAGGAAAGATCAAGTGCCGGGGAAACCGGATTCAGAGGTGACAACATCTCGCCTGATCTCCGCGAAATGATGGAGAAAGACCCAACTGGCCGGACACGCGTCGATACGATACTGCAGGCAAAAGATGCTGACAGCTCGGTCCTGCGGTCCCTGCTCGCAAGCGGACAGGCGAACGTGACCGACCGCATAGGCAGCAGCGACACGCTCGTCGTAAATCTTCCGCTCTCGACCCTGAATGAACTCTCGACAAGCGGGACGATCAACTACGTTTCGCCAAACAGAACGATCGAGGCTCTCGGCCACGTTGAAAATACGTCGGGTGTTGCCGCGATGCGTGCTCAGGCAGCCGGATTTGGCCGCACCTCGGCCTACACGCTGAATGGAGCAAATGTTGGCATCGCAATACTCGATTCCGGTATGCACGCGGGACATTTCGCCTTCAATGACGGCGGTTCGCGGATCGCGACAAATATGAGCTTTGTCCCGGGCGAAACGTCGACCGAAGACAATTACGGACATGGAACGCACGTCGCCTCGATCGCCGCGGGCAACGCATCCCGCGACACGGGCTCGTATCGCGGTATCGCACCCGGAGCCAAGATACTTAACCTGAAAGTGCTGAACAGCCAGGGCAAAGGCACGACCGCCGGGCTGCTCGCGGCATTGGATTGGATCATCACAAATCGGGCAACACATAACATTCGTGTCGCTAACCTGAGCCTCGGAGTTCCGTCGATCGATACGTGGACGAACGACCCGCTGTGCCGAAAGGTCCAGAGCCTCAACAGCTACGGCATCCTCGTCGTCGCGGCAGCCGGGAACCACGGCAAGAACGCCGCCGGACAGAAGATCTACGGCCAGGTCCATTCGCCGGGGAACGACCCTTCGGTACTGACCGTCGGTGCCAGCAACGGCCTCGGAACGGATTCACGCAGCGATGACATCATGGCGACATACAGTTCGCACGGCCCCACCCGCAGCTACTACACGGATGCGACCGGCAAGCACTACGACAATGTCATCAAACCTGACCTGGTAGCTCCCGGCAACAAGATCGTCGGAGCCAAGGCTCGCAACAGCGCACTGCTCTATACCAGCAACCCGTCGTTAATGACCACGCCGATGGATCTCTCAGGAGAAGACAACGACGTGATGTACCTCAGCGGAACGTCGATGTCGACTCCGATGGTCTCAGGTGCGGCGGCACTGTTATTCCAGATGAATCCTAATCTCACGCCGTCAACGGTCAAGATGATCCTGGAATATTCGGCCCAGCCGCTTACGGGCGTTAACATGCTCGAACAAGGTGCCGGCCAGCTGAACATTGACGGTGCAGTGAAGATGGCTCGCGTGTATAAATTTGATAAGGACTATAACACCCTTAAAAAGGGCAATGGCCTTGTCCAGGCGGGTCAGACATTTCCTACGGCGACATCGACCATCGGTGGAAGCACGTTCTCGTGGGCTCAGGGTATTCTGACAAATCACTTTTACCTAAAGGGACAGAACCTTGCTCTTCAATTCCAGGAGGTCTATTTGAACAACCGCTGGTTTGAGTCGGGCATCGGCTACAACACAAGCGGCTCGCCATCGTTCAATGGATTGTATGCTGCCGGACTTACCCTCAATCAAAACGTTCTAACCAGCAACGGTACGGCGATGGGCGGCGGCAATATCTTCCTAGCCTCGGGAGTACTAGTTGGGGACGGGGTACTCGTCGGCGACGGAGTACTGGTCGGAGACGGGGTACTCGTCGGGGACGGCGTACTGGTCGGAGACGGAGTACTGGTCGGTGACGTAACTTCGTCACAAAATATCCTGATCAACGGTGACAACACATCGGCAATGCGTTGATCGCCTAATTAACCTAGCTGAACGGCCGGTTCCAACTGCGGAACCGGCCGTTTTTTAATTTGACGATCGGCTTTGGACATTCTATTCGCTCCCGGACGTTCATGCGAGTTCTCACTCAAGGAAGCGTAGTTGCCATCACCATCGTTCGCCTGATATGTTGATCCGGAGCCCGCGTAGCGGGTGACATGCATAAAGCCACGGGTGTAAACCCGTGGAACGGAAACAAGGCAGATCAAAGCCCGCGTAGCGGGCGCCAGCCCACAACCTTCGCGATCAAATAGGACCTGAAAGCTCTGTCACCCGCTTCGCGGGCTTGGGCCCAAAGATTCGCACATTCCACGGGCTTACGCCCCGTGGCTTTATGCCGACACCCGCTACGCGGGCTGAGCTCCCTGGAAATCACTCGGGCGAAGCCTGGAGATCAATTCTGATATCGGGTCGATGGATCGCCGTCGTTAAACCACCCGCTACCGAAGGTGGTTCTGACCTGGGACTCTACTCACCCTCGACGTATTCGCCAGATCGAGGATCAGCATGGCCTCGTTGTCTAATTCTACGTGGTTGAAGGCGACGGTGCCTTTTACTTTTATGTTGTAGTTTCGGCAAAAGGGGCTGGCATGGATCATTTTTGCGTAGCTGTCGGGGCGGTCTTTTAGGGGGAAGGCGCTGGTCATCTTTGGTGAGACGCGGCGGATGCCGATCTTGGAGGTCGGTTTGCTAAAGAGCAGCTCGACAGCTTCAGGCGAGCCGATGGCCTCGAGAGCCCGGCGGTTAATTAAGATCTGGCCTTTGTGGTTGAGTGATAGGTACAAGCGGTCTTCCTTCGGCTTCGTCGGCCCGGCGGTGAAAACTTCCCATTGATCTAGCATTTTTCTTTATTCTCCTTTTATTAATTGTTGCACAAATGCAACGTACGGTCAACATAGCAAGGAATATTTCAAATTGCAACAAAGGGAAGTGTGACAGGAGCGACATGCATCTTTGCTTGTCTCGCCGAGGCTTCCTCGGTGCTAGTGCGTCGAGGTGCGAAGCAGGTTGTGGAATATTCAGAGCTTAACACTGCAGAAGCCGCAGTGTGGCAAGCAGGGATGCATGCCGCTCCAGTCACGCTTCGCGTTGGGTGAGAGGCTCAGGCTGCGGGCTTTCGATTCTTTTTCGGCGATCGTGTGCAGGTGGTGTCTCTGGAGCACTCCATTCAAAGCGTCGCGGCCGACTATAGATCGACGAGAGGCGATAGCTATCGGGTATTTTTTCCGGGCGTTGCCGGTCGCGATCGTGCATAGCTTTGCGGGATCGCGGCGGTGATTTCCGAGGATAGGTGTCACGGAGGGCCTTTTGGGTTCTTTGGGTCCGGAGATCTTCGTAGATCACCGAAAAACGCTGGAAATACACGTTTGACCAATCTCCGATTTACCTCTACCAATCAGGTACCTACACCGCCAGTCGGCTTTCCACTCCTCTGACCAATGAGCCGCATTCAAATTTTGTCGAAATGAACGATTATCGGTCACGATGACCGGTCAACATCGTTCAAACTGATTCAAATACAAACAACGTTAAACGAATGAAAAATCCCTAAGTGACGCATACACAACAGGTTAGTCTTTTGGCACGCGCTTTGATTTATGGAAATCGGCGGCAAGCGCCGTCAATTTTGGTCCCACTAAGGAGATTTGGAAATGAAAATATCAGTTTTCGGTTTTACAACGACAAGGAGATTCGCAGCAATTGCGATACTCGCGTCGTTCGTATTCTCGAACGTATTCGCGGTAGACGCGTTGCGTTCTGAGAAATACAACGTTGTTTCGACAGCGACCGCTAAGTACACCACCGATCTGACGCAGCTAGGCCGTGAAGGTAGATTGCGTGCAGACCTGAGCCTTGAAGCAGAGACAATGCGTCTTATCAAGGTGTTGGGAGAAGGTGTCCGCCAGCCGGTCGTCGTCAATGAAAATAAAGGCGTCCAGCAGGCAATTGTCGAGCAGGCCGCATTGCGTATTGCGAAGGGAACCGTTCCGGCGAACCTCGCAAACAAGACGATCTTAAAACTGGAAACTGATGTTTTGTTTTCAAATGCCCGCACCCCGGCGGCGATCGCAGAGGCTGTCAATGCCCTTGTGAAAGATGCCGTCGCGTCGAAAGGCCAGACGATCCTCTTTGTCGACGAACTGACGAACCTCGTCGGTTCCACCTCGGTCAAAAACGATCTTTTTGCGGCGA
Protein-coding sequences here:
- a CDS encoding amidohydrolase family protein; the encoded protein is MCSAGFAQMSPSSFSGKRVKRIVVRNAMVVDGSGKPAAGPFDIVVENDVITQIVSFDPVAAKEGKARRPEKGDLDIDATGKYVLPGLINLHGHTQDERAGIPMPVEYVTKMWLACGITTVRDAWASKKVLGFRDQINAGTLVGPRIFPYGGYFDAPTPATAEQARQRVRDLKAAGYDGIKLYTIDRDLMAAMMDEAKKQGMRVMHHVGVEETNAWDDIKGGTTSIEHWYGIPDAAIESGRQNFPATYNYNNEVDRFRYAGRLWREADPAKLDKVLDGMVAGGVAWDPTLVIYEASRDLQRAQTNPAFVEYLHPVLEEYFKPNPANHGSYFIGWSTTDETFWKENYRIWMKAVYDFEKKGGLIGTGEDAGFIYQMYGFGLIRELELHQEAGFSPLMVIQHATSNGAKILGKEDTLGRVRVGYKADLIVVNGNPLENFKVLSPLGVEEIRDGKTVKTGGIEWTIKDGIPYHAPTLAGEIRAMVAAARKGQK
- the mdh gene encoding malate dehydrogenase — translated: MAAGRNKVTVVGAGNVGATAAHWIASKELADVVLVDIVEGTPQGKCLDLAQAAPIDGFDVKLVGANSYEETANSDIVIITAGLPRKPGMSRDDLLKTNSDIVGSVTDQVAKYSPNAVIIVVSNPLDAMAQVAFRRSGFPKNRVLGMAGVLDSARMRCFVAEELDVSVENVTCFVLGGHGDTMVPLPRYSTVAGIPITELISKEKLDAIITRTANGGAEIVGLLKTGSAYYAPSLGAVEMAEAILKDKKKILPCAVFLEGEYGVSNLFVGVPVKLGKNGVEQIIEISLTNDERTALHKSAAAVQELIDVLNI
- a CDS encoding S8 family serine peptidase, yielding MKISIFGFRTTKRFAAIAILASFVFSNVFAVDAIHSEKYNVVSTATAKYTTDLTQLGREGRLRADLSFEAETMRLIKVLGEGVRQPVVVNEDKAVQQAIVEQAALRIAKGTVPGNLANKTILKLETDVLFSNARTPAAIAEAVNAIIKDAIASKGQTILFIDELTNLVGSASVKNDLFTAIANGKLVMIGASSVLDYDERIDSQPEIAGFFAGILVTDRSNAVAVNEERSSAGETGFRGDNISPDLREMMEKDPTGRTRVDTILQAKDADSSVLRSLLASGQANVTDRIGSSDTLVVNLPLSTLNELSTSGTINYVSPNRTIEALGHVENTSGVAAMRAQAAGFGRTSAYTLNGANVGIAILDSGMHAGHFAFNDGGSRIATNMSFVPGETSTEDNYGHGTHVASIAAGNASRDTGSYRGIAPGAKILNLKVLNSQGKGTTAGLLAALDWIITNRATHNIRVANLSLGVPSIDTWTNDPLCRKVQSLNSYGILVVAAAGNHGKNAAGQKIYGQVHSPGNDPSVLTVGASNGLGTDSRSDDIMATYSSHGPTRSYYTDATGKHYDNVIKPDLVAPGNKIVGAKARNSALLYTSNPSLMTTPMDLSGEDNDVMYLSGTSMSTPMVSGAAALLFQMNPNLTPSTVKMILEYSAQPLTGVNMLEQGAGQLNIDGAVKMARVYKFDKDYNTLKKGNGLVQAGQTFPTATSTIGGSTFSWAQGILTNHFYLKGQNLALQFQEVYLNNRWFESGIGYNTSGSPSFNGLYAAGLTLNQNVLTSNGTAMGGGNIFLASGVLVGDGVLVGDGVLVGDGVLVGDGVLVGDGVLVGDVTSSQNILINGDNTSAMR